The following coding sequences are from one Canis lupus baileyi chromosome 23, mCanLup2.hap1, whole genome shotgun sequence window:
- the LOC140614609 gene encoding uncharacterized protein has translation MTLTDAWQPGHCDWRRGQARKLKRRVRRAPPHPLGAPPGPPRRRRGSVRSPVLGSPPARRVVLHRPAPRRRGWRSQGPLPPGPLSVGGRKAASLKGPGLGLHAPGTCRGATLGRPPPPRTRRRHPEGEPSRGRARWAASGPQPPAVGPPAVGPPAQAWSAVERPTPGAQAPLNRFAALDTLTASCPGSKELASQGGHRWLTERHQFWSSDLRLLAIPYLMHLETVFDM, from the exons ATGACACTGACCGACGCCTGGCAGCCGGGCCACTGCGACTGGCGGCGGGGCCAGGCCAGGAAGCTCAAGCGCAGG GTGCGGCGGGCGCCCCCCCACCCTCTGGGCGCCCCGCCgggccccccccgccgccgccgcgggtcCGTCCGAAGCCCGGTCCTCGGGTCCCCGCCGGCCCGCCGGGTGGTCCTCCATCGCCCGGCCCCTCGCCGCCGCGGGTGGCGCTCGCAGGGACCCCTCCCCCCGGGCCCGCTTTCTGTCGGGGGACGGAAAGCCGCCTCCCTTAAGGGCCCGGGCCTAGGGCTCCACGCGCCGGGCACCTGCCGCGGGGCCACCCTGGggcgccctccccccccccggaCACGGCGGCGGCACCCCGAGGGCGAACCGAGCCGAGGCCGCGCCAGGTGGGCGGCTTCAGGGCCGCAGCCCCCCGCTGTCGGGCCCCCCGCTGTCGGGCCCCCCGCGCAGGCCTGGAGCGCAGTGGAGCGTCCCACTCCCGGGGCACAGGCTCCTCTGAACCGGTTCGCTGCGCTTGACACCCTAACTGCCAGCTGCCCCGGGAGCAAAGAATTAGCGTCCCAGGGGGGACACAGGTGGCTGACG GAACGGCATCAGTTCTGGTCAAGTGATCTGAGACTATTGGCAATTCCTTACTTGATGCATTTGGAAACTGTGTTTGACATGTGA